GCGCAGCCGGTGTAGATAAACCTCCATTTTATCCAGCTGCTTCTGTTGGGCGAAAACTACATCGTTGAGCTTTTCTATAGTATATTCCTGATACTCCAGTTTTTCCTCAAGAACCATCATCCGCTGTTCGACATTTCCGGTTTCTTTCTGCATAACAATCCCCCCTGATTTGTTAACCATTCACGACTGCTGCAGCTTTCGTTTAACAGTCGTACACTCCTGCAATTGTCTCTAACAAGTGTATCGGCTGTAGATGAAATGACCGTGATTCCGGACCACCCATCACCTTGAACCTGTATTATATCACAGTATATTTACACTCGAAGAAGTCCAGTCAATTTACTGTCGATCTCCCCCTGCCGCTTCCGCAAAAGATACCTTTTTGCTTATGATAGCGGAGAATTACCAACAGCAGCTGGTTCAAGAATATTTTTTATTTCTGCGCTGCCCCGCCGGATAGTCCCAGACAACAGAAAAGACAGCACAGGGAAGCGAGAGAAGATACTAAAAAAACGGAGTACACTCCGGAAAGCACCCCTTCCCGGAGTAATTCGATCGTTGCCTGAGGCACCTGGCTCTGGAATTCCAGCCGCAGAATATTTTCGGCGCCCTGCTGAAGCTGCACCATAAGATCCGGCGGCAGCAGAGCTGCGGTTTTTTCCAGATGGCGGAAAAGCGCCGAAGTAACCAATCCGCCGGAGATACCAACACCTATGGTTCCCCCCAGGGACCGGC
This Desulfopila inferna DNA region includes the following protein-coding sequences:
- a CDS encoding SlyX family protein, which translates into the protein MQKETGNVEQRMMVLEEKLEYQEYTIEKLNDVVFAQQKQLDKMEVYLHRLRDMLQVSYEGVEQRMKREVPPHY